In a single window of the Raphanus sativus cultivar WK10039 chromosome 9, ASM80110v3, whole genome shotgun sequence genome:
- the LOC108824949 gene encoding F-box protein At4g00893-like: MTGQREKLILSKEDVNNNNNNNNGTWSNSVPTFSDLPSCLLELILSFLLLKDNISASAVCKAWRTAAEYVRVVEKHPWVIYIPLCGTLIDLFDPLPWKRYTLNLPEMDGSFVCYSKDGWLLMRRTNLVDLFFFNPYTRELITLPKYNSQFQKIAFSSAPTSGTCVSVTLNFSLKYLLSIRICYPGATEWITMEFPFSLDFDPFRHSNLIYANDHFFYFTGGILFEFDPATRTLNHQAWDEYRRPHGRFFYLMEQKGELFLMYACGSVTPKVYKLSSSKWEEISSATFDGLTIFASRYSSVTRMDVLGLRNSVYLAKYGSYGMQCEFYSFREGRLLKPLIVSQMLDEPNFVEGLWIEPPPCKDVLDFKLRKGKAKVTIAL, from the exons ATGACTGGTCAGAGAGAAAAGCTTATCTT gtCGAAGGAAGatgtcaacaacaacaacaacaacaacaatgggACTTGGAGTAATTCAGTTCCTACTTTTTCTGACCTTCCATCATGCCTTTTGGAATTGATACTGtcatttcttttgttaaaaGATAACATTAGTGCATCTGCTGTCTGCAAGGCATGGCGTACGGCCGCTGAGTATGTTCGGGTTGTTGAAAAGCATCCGTGGGTTATCTACATTCCTCTCTGTGGCACCTTGATTGATCTCTTCGATCCTTTACCGTGGAAAAGGTACACACTGAATCTTCCCGAGATGGATGGAAGCTTTGTTTGTTACTCGAAAGATGGCTGGTTGCTTATGCGCAGAACAAACCTTGTGGACTTGTTCTTCTTCAATCCGTACACTCGGGAGCTCATAACATTGCCAAAGTATAACTCGCAATTTCAGAAGATTGCTTTCTCTTCTGCCCCTACATCGGGTACTTGTGTGTCAGTCACGTTAAATTTTTCGTTGAAATATCTCCTGTCCATAAGAATTTGCTATCCTGGAGCAACTGAGTGGATTACTATGGAATTTCCTTTCTCCCTTGATTTTGACCCCTTTAGGCATAGCAACCTCATCTATGCCAATGAtcactttttttattttacgggaggaattttatttgaatttgacCCAGCTACCCGCACACTGAATCATCAAGCCTGGGATGAATATAGACGTCCCCATGGGAGGTTTTTTTACTTGATGGAGCAGAAAGGAGAGCTCTTTCTCATGTATGCGTGTGGAAGCGTTACACCAAAGGTGTATAAATTATCTTCTTCGAAATGGGAGGAGATAAGTAGTGCTACTTTTGACGGGTTAACAATCTTTGCAAGTCGCTACTCCTCTGTGACGAGAATGGATGTTTTAGGGTTGAGGAACAGTGTTTATTTAGCGAAGTATGGTTCATATGGCATGCAATGTGAATTCTACTCGTTTCGTGAAGGTAGGCTTCTAAAACCATTAATAGTATCACAAATGCTGGATGAGCCAAACTTTGTTGAGGGTCTTTGGATCGAACCACCACCGTGCAAGGATGTTTTAGATTTTAAGCTAAGAAAAGGGAAGGCAAAGGTAACTATTGCGCTTTGA